A region of the Chrysemys picta bellii isolate R12L10 unplaced genomic scaffold, ASM1138683v2 scaf3352, whole genome shotgun sequence genome:
tctgaaagatccacataataatacagcaaaaagaaaaatatttctaagagaataaggaaatgtggtttatgacacaaaaattggcaggggacgTAGTAGCAGGATTATGATGTGAAACCATCTGTTGACTAGATTTCCAGTGCAGGCTGcccttttagaaattgtttgcacttccaaatgctgcatttttccacTTCCCAATTAACCAAGCAAAAAGATGGGTAATAAATTCTCTCTCGACTTCCTTGTGCTAGGGGCATAGGAGACACTCCCCCGATGCAGGGTTCTAATCTGCCTCCTCgctccattccaaggccagaccctctcttccagcatcactgcgcacagaaacaagctgctcccaacattAAATCTCTACCTCTGGCCACATGGGCCCATAGAGTCGTGTTTCTGAGAACCTGCTGAatcctaggactagaagggacctcgagagcttatctagtcccgtcccctgcactcatggcaggaccacgagtgcatgaagttgagaacgggctggaagctgaagcaagaccaactctgtctggaaataaggggcagatttgagcttctcctgggatgtgataaattctccatcccttggagactacatctggaatggaaatctctttctgaaggatcagcgctagtttgcccacagatgaccagactgtgattcccccctgccctggactaggcaggagctcagatcagatgattagaatggtcccttcaggccttaatgtctcgttgttaatcttctcccttcagagacactgtattgctgagatgtatccaacagccccagaggcagcaaactggagagcaagacatgagccccaggcactgtgggtcccaactctagcacaagaacttgactgcagggggacagagccaaagaggacagggcctcacagaccctgagaaagtccagcttcagcctataaatccaaatgagaatttttcaggggttgagtttaatggattccccctctcccactaggaaaacagacaaacacacaaactccttaccccaggagacagagagtggctctaacaggctttcatgctccacttgacatgaataatgggctttgatcttgggatcaatctccattgtcacccaggtctggtaggtcccatccccattgggtaggatgccttcagagtaggtctcctgctgtctgctctccccatttttcagccaggtcacggtgatgtcccgggggtagaatccactgaccttacaggagagggtggtgagGCCGTCACGAGATGACCTGTCGCTCACTCTAGCTGTTGGGCacactgggaaaaagaagaaactcaagtgaggtgttttcaagctctaatccaggcagcattttctagagctttgcagcatgaaattctgagacccgagcagtgggagaggatgagaatcCATGAGACAGAATCCCTCTGATGAGAGAGAACCATCATGTTAGAGGATTTCTGTGCCGAATTCACAGTATCAGCAACGGTGAATCCTGAATCCAGGTCCctgacctggcctctgctccaaaCCACAGAGACACAAATACTTTGACAGGCTTCACTAAACTCCAGATACAGGTGTCAATCACACGCTAGGTTTGtacccatctcctctcagtccctggatttgaaagagaggagaatcttgccctggccagggagcaaaaactggactgaataaactgaccaattagagatggaaagggcCCATTAAACAAAAAGTGACACACAGTGCTAAATTGCCCCTCAAACGAGCTAATATGaattggctaatttcttgtaggttgttaccaaatctatttaccccaatattatggatttcaaaaggaattatgctaatgttgaaaaatcagtttcccagccccctggcactgaaatacacattacaatgctgtgtatggatttttcttgttggcatttgtaaagatggcaaaggacaagataatgttctgctgaggtttgtgagagaaataagcaactagtataattgttgcaaaaaactgggtagaaatttcaagtaaccttgaacagcaagtgcaaactgtttgggaagggaaagatcagggtgtgtaatgatgctaacgaatctgggaaatgtgtgtatatggtaacagacaaggtacataaacgggtaatagtgagttaacattttgaagcagactgtcctcctgagttggagtgttaaagcatttaacctcttcccttctatgtttgtgattaatctttaactaaaaagctttggtaataaatttgagtgtgattatctggtgtcttattgataaaagaatcgaaaagtaagtatgaaagtgttgcagcaaaggtaggtcttgagggggaaaactttaaggacaaggggacccttcttccaggttagtatggggagggcaattccacatgtagggaatggcatggaaggaagcacataaatgactgtaggagaagtttggcaacaaggacaaagctaccatcattgatggaacacgggctgggggcaacacaagaaatatgatggtacagacagtgaatggggaagaattacatggtgaatgaagctggtgtccatagaagtggcacttccataattaagcagagtgctctaacatgcacaagtacagattgccttgataacggctgtgtcacatcagaggaagaggtagaatttgtgatgtgaagttgcgctcatttggtcaagtggctctggagatgcagcttctctacagtgaactgcttttaacattttcaatttcttatctttttttccagcagaactgatggggaaggggttgtttccCCACCTATCCCTGGTGCA
Encoded here:
- the LOC135972131 gene encoding class I histocompatibility antigen, F10 alpha chain-like isoform X2 — encoded protein: MTWVAADIGAQITKRRWEAEVNDNQQWKRYVEGNCISWLRSALEYGKETLQRKVCPTARVSDRSSRDGLTTLSCKVSGFYPRDITVTWLKNGESRQQETYSEGILPNGDGTYQTWVTMEIDPKIKAHYSCQVEHESLLEPLSVSWG